A region of the Mytilus galloprovincialis chromosome 1, xbMytGall1.hap1.1, whole genome shotgun sequence genome:
tttttaaagggaaacaacttaatttcagaaaatgtaaGTAATGCCAGCCAAATTTGAACTTGGTCTGAGTTTGGTAatattaagcattgtgtataagttacgtaacatttagttgaggcaaagaACAGTAAGAGAATGTTTACTAATTTcaggacattttaaaacaacttatATGATTGTAAAGTCATTTTTAACTCATTTTTACTTGAAATTCAGGTCATGTTATCTGCGTCTTATGTCATATCCTCAGTTTTTAAAAATGGGCACTTCATAAAATGCAATTATGAGATAATTAGTATATAAAAACTGGCTGTAGATATGGACTCAGATCTGAATCAATGTAGTGTGTGTAAATTAATCACCCTCATTAACATTGAGGTATACTTAATACTTATAAAACTAGAACATGTGTCCATAAAACACCATGCCCCACTCAAACTATTGGTATCCCATTTCCCCAATAATAGTTGGGCATGTGTACTAATATAATACAAGTCAGAATATCTCAATGATAGCTTCAGCatcatgttaaatatttaaatcatttcaaaactttttaaattacaCCACATCAATCTCAAAGAAAAATGAACATGCACATTAGATAAGATTATACCATGGAAATCTCCTGGTCCTGGAGGATTAGTAGTTATAATCTTCATACAGCTGTATGGTGTGTAGTTGGTTCGCTTTCCTTCCTTTCCATAGTTATGACGAATATTATAGGAATACTGCTTATCAAACTGCAAAtgaaaatataagtttttttAGACATTTTGTAACTAACATCACTATTTGTGCTTTTATTGTGCATCTATTGTActgatatttaacattttttattaattcaatGCACCCATAACCTGCATTTGACACCACCATTGATTACTGCCAACCATTGTCATGCTACATCCTTCCTTGTTAATTAgcttttttttcataattgtgtGCATTGAAATCTATctcatgtttatataatttgctatgtttacagtttttacaatcaatcaaaataattcaAGCACTCTCTATATCATAAtctattaacattttttattgacgCTAAGGATTAAGCTAACATGACTACAATAAATTCTTGTTAAACATCTATATTGTAATGGTATCAATACTTTAAAGTACCTTATCCACATCCATAGCTTTACAAAACTCTGTTCTCCAGAATCTCATTGCCTCCTCCAAGGACACACCAATGCCCTTGAGGAACAGTCCATACTGCTGTCTCCCACCATGACGTAAATGATGATTCTGTCGCAATGACTGATGTAATTGTTGCATACAAAGAGGAAATGACTTCTTGGAGAGCTGTAATATAAATCATATTATTATGTTACTAACAGTCAAAAAACAACTCACAAATTTCAACTAACTCCCTGTTTGTATAAAGAGAATAAAGTCCATGTTTTGCTACCAGAAACCTAAAAAAATTACTTGAATAGGAATATAAATGAGGAGATTCATAATGtcatcaaatatcaaatattctcaattttcatgtaaattattaaatGGTTAATGGGGAGTATATCAGAAAATCACATGCAATATAACCttataagaaaacatttttttatatcctcatattttttaacacatttatGGCTgatttgctcatggttgaaggctgtttggtgacctatagttgttaatttccatGTCATTTCATCGGTTGTAAAGAGCTGTTtcaattgcaatcataccaaatctttttacATTATAAGTCTCAAAAGCAGATACAATCTGTCAATGCCTATTGCTGTAAGTTTGCCATCCATCTTCAAGTCTAATTTTATACTTCCTACCGTTTCTATCATATCAGCTGTTATTTCTCCAACATTTGACTTTTTAGCATTAAAATCTTGACCCAAATATCGTTTGCTTAATCCACATAACATTGGCAATAAACGTCCATCTTCCTCCAAGTGTGGGAGAGCTCTTGTTGTTACCTGAAATATACACATTTCTACCTGTAAAATTGGAGAAAAAGAAACTCATGAAATTGTTTAGCTATTTAATTCACTTAATTATGTCAACTAACGAGATCATATACTGGATGATATTAAGTATAAAATGTAATCTTTGAAATACTGAAACaatattttctgttaaaatattttggacCTTTGCAATCATCTTAAACTTAGCCTAACTAGTTTTACTTACAGCCAATGAGTGAGACAGGTGACTTCTGTAATGTGTAATTACAATGGAAATCATATCATCTCTGGACACATAGGCATATCCATCCTGTAAATATACTTTTCTTTTACTGACCAAATCAAACACTTCTGTGAATGGCACCtgtaaaataaagttatatcATTTCAGGCAACAATGGAATTGTAAAAATATCATTAATCTTATTTCTAATAGCAATATTAAAGAAATGTAAAAACTAGAATGGAAGATGGGACATGCAAAACTATTGAAGAATTCCATAAAAATTGTCAAATCAAACTGGCATTACAGAAACTATTTATCTACAATGTACACATAATGAAACACATTCTAACCAGCATGAAAGCTTCTGGACAAATAGACTAAAGCAAAGTAAAGTTAACAGAGTGTAAATGAtcgataaaatctatcaatctgtTCCTCTATTGGAGTCAAAAGCTAATAGTAAGTTATTAGGCCACACATATTACACACTGTTCATAACTACTTCATACAAACCTTGAAATATTCGATTGTATCCACAACTCCTGATTTACTCCCTGCTGCTGCTCGAAGTTCACCATCCAATTCTGTCTTTAAGTCATCACTAATCTATAACATTCAAGAATTCATAGTATGTGATTAAAACAAGATCAAAGATACAATACACACCTTTACTTTTCAATAAATAACAGACAATTCAAATTTTATgatgtgtttgtttattccacattTGCTAAAAGAATAGGGTAGGGTTGACATCTCACAAAGAATGTTTAACCATCCCACACTTTTGCACCcaacatttgtttgttttgtgttttttaaacttttggtgTGGCGTCAATTTTATCGAAttagaaaacaaaattgtttagGAACCAGCTAAAGCCAGAACCCGTTTGTTAGATTTTCCCGCTGAGTTTTCTTTCTTCTACTTTTGTTTATTTGGTAACAGTGCGATGATATTTGGTTGATATGAACATAAATCAAACACACTACCcgtgatttttgtcaaaatctcAAAAGCTGCAGTGGTTTTGGAGGAAGAAACTGGATGTTAAAGTTGAAACTTTGGAAAGATaacaaagaaaaagtaaaatacatacgGGTTCATAATTCAGAGAGTTTTCTCTAAGGAATTCATCCCTGCTATCAGGTCCTTCTCTCAAGAAACGAAATCGAAACAAATCTAATTCCTGCTGCATAAACCATCTTCTTAATTCTTCTCTGAAAAAATAAAAGGCATCAGATAAAAAGGTAAAACAGTCtcacatatataaaataattgacCACTTGTTAAAATcaacatgtacatttaatattgGTTATATTAGATATTGCTTCACAAATTTTGGAACTTTCCATTTCCTATACCAAACAAGTCATAACAAGATatcataatgtcattttttctaaaatataactTTCAACTACCATCTACTTTACAATGACAGCCATAACAACTTACGATCTACAGTAAGCAAGCCTCAGAATAAAATGGGAGACTAAATCTTTCTGTCTGAAGTCTTTGTTCTCTTTCTTGTCCGtctacaaataaaatgttataaatttacaGCAATTTGGAGGCATTATATTCAAAAGAAAACTTTATCAAGTATACATACAGCACACTTTGTCTTGAACATGTTGACTCAAAAATCTGCAGGTGTTATGTATCATCATATCAACAAGAGTTGTTTCCCCTTGAATAGAAGTTTGGTTGCatcaatatatattatatcagTTTTAAGATAAAAGAGATTtgtaaaaattgtatttaaagagttctgataaatattttacaaagtatTATTAATACCAAGTGACTTGGCTTCATGTTCTTTAACTATTAACTGAGGACAATTCATTGTttcaagaagggatataattacgatactgttgtcaagtcattaaagattgcatattttggcgttaatattgagtcactgataaggtctttgcatcggaactaaacacatttattctaaaaacagttgttggcatgacacgggttatgttcttctcatatatgttatgatggtatgatactaaacccctaacgggaaggattgtgcctgatgttcatatgatgaaatcataatctttcagtcagtttaattgaagtctggagctggcatgtcagttaactgctagtagtctgttgttatttatgtattattgtcattttgtttattttctttggttacatcttctgacatcagactcggagttctcttgaactgaattttaatgtgcgtattgttatgcgtttactttactacattggttagaggtatagggggagggttgagatctcacaaacatgtttaaccccgccgcatttttgcgcctgtcccaagtcaggagcctctggcctttgttagtcttgtattattttaattttagtttcttgtgtacaatttggaaattagtatggcgttcattatcactggactagtatatatttgtttaggggccagctgaaggacgcctccgggtgcgggaatttctcgctacattgaagacctgttggtgaccctctgctgttgttttttatttggtctggttgttgtctctttgacacattccccatttccattctcaattttatttcagcaTACCTACTACATTTATGAAAATAGTGTATCCCTGCTTACCCGTATAAGATCATGTCCTAATGATGTTTTTCTCAGTTCATCTTGTAGCTTCTGAATGTATTCAGTGGAACCCTTCATGAGACGAATCCCAGCTACTTCAACAGCTTTCAATACTAAAATGAAATTTAACTCTATtaaacattatgacaaaacatACCCAACAAACTGAAGCATATCAGATATTTCAGATCAGAACTAAAAAATCTCCCCTGTCAGCTTATGAATATCTGAGAGAAAAGTGTGCCCCTTTCTGAAGAACCTTGGACATTTAAGTgatcaaaatcaaaaatgaaacTATTGAAAGGGTGCTTAGGGTAGTGTGCACAATTTCAAAGCAGGTGTGAACCAGACGGTGaacgaaaaaatatatatataaaagtattataaaaataaaattcttgtaGTTCCCAATACAGattcaccaattttttttttaaccttgatGTTCAAGTGATGACAACCTTGGTACAATAGGAGACTTGCAGTAATAATCTTAATCCTAAATGGCTGTATTTGAAGGTCTTTCTTTCTATGTTCAAACATACATTTGTAGGTATACAAAATGTTAAAGCCTCATAATTTTTCTTTGGTTTCTGCTCAAAAttatataacactaaaatgaatAAAGGTAACTATAATTGcccaaaaataagaatattttcaattcaattatttaaatatattattttgagAAGAACTTTTTTGGTTTTAATTTACacatttttcaatttaaacttcAAAGATTTTTGTATGGATCAATGGGCAGTTGATATTAAGTGTGTTTATTGAAGAATAGCATTTAAGTGGAGGTGATTCAATCAAACTTCAAATCTGTAAATAGATGAAGTTATATCCTCAATGACAATGAATGATTGGAGTTGGACGTTTGTTACACTTATATATGcaaaccaaaagaaaaaaaatccaacctTGAACAAACAATTgatttgattgttggttgtttaccgtccagtgtcaaatatttcatgcatgttcagaacgattgaacaaaagaaaaaagacccaacacaacaaaagaaaaaagaccCAACACAACCTTGGAGAAAATATTATTCACTGTGAATGTAATAATCTTTAATCATTTGCAAACAATCTTATACACTTAATTGATGAATAGCTTCAGAAATATAGTCAGTCTGTCAATAACATTGCTAGGATTTCCCCAAGCTCAACGAAATGATTAGAGAGGAATAAAACAGTAATAGTGGAAACagttaaaagaaataatatgCAAAAACATTCACAACTTCCATTTTTTCATGCATGATGATATGagtaaaattgcaataaaaaaaatctgattaagTTTTTTTGAAGTTGCCCATGATAAATGCTTTAGGTCATGGAAAAATAACTCATGGTTTCCCCTAACCTGACCGGGTCATTTaatttttctggaaaaaaaaaaaaaaattaaaaaaaaaaaaaaaaaaaaaaaaaaaaaattttttttgcagAGACAACAAAAAGTGTTTGAAATATGCAAGATTAAAGTTCTGctgtaaaaacaaaacatatagatataaaattacacatggttacaaaaaaaaaaaaaaaaaaaaaaaaaagcctgccTGCCGGGTCTTTAAAATTTTTCCATGTTAGGGGAAACCAACAATTAATTTTCCATGGCCTTAGCATGATATTACCAATAAAGTGGAAATCCCTAAGTGTCACAACTTTGCAATCTTAGACAATATGCGTTTTGAATATTTACTACGTCTACCATATTGTTATCCATATCTGTGTAAAGCATGAGAGTTCGCGAAAATGGTCGGTCCTGTCGGTCCTATCGGTCAAAATGaggatattatttttatttcaggataaaattgtcagatttttaaGGACTGGCTAAAATTTTATAGGACTGACAAATAATGTTGCTTTGTCAGTCCCATGACCGACGGGTCAAAAAAAGTTTTCGTGAACTCTGTGTAAAAGACGCAGAAATTAAATTCCTGAGGTGAAATGGTACCATTATAAAGTAAATAATGACTAATATCTCATAAGTACATGTATCTACTTTAAAACCTATAAAGATTTCAGATAATATATCGGCTCTCAGGTCAATATTCAATAGGCCCCTTTACAGTTAGTTTGGCCATATTGAATAAAGGCAGATTTCCATAATGCAGGTTTAAAAGGTCTGAAAAATTTGGGAAAACATCAATAAAACAGAGCAGTTTCTTAGAAACATGCATCATGTgcagtgatctggaaggtttttttcactatgggcccagggcccctcaaaaataaattcaatgggccattttaaaaaataatgggccatgttgtcaaatgagtgggccatttgaattgacttctgtaaaaaaaagtatcagtatattttggcaaagaggtgttggtacttacctttatgatttaaaataaaatcatggatattgttcctgtgattgtgtaattttaatttcaatgcagggctcacgctaccaggcgacttgggcgaagaagtcgccttcccgaccgtcacttcgctttccccgacccccaaaagcgaaaacaagtcgccctgttcttgacgatactcgctttcagtcgcttccgtcatcggacattgtcaatttttaccaagttgatgaaacatcaattttttattgatagttaaagaaattcagacataaacgattcattatctttagaaaagaggttgaagcattgtcttcacagtgtgtagcaggttatttgataaaaatacaactttttatcgtgcatttccgcaagttccggtgcttgttactcgaaaacgtatatcaacctaaatttcggcggcaaaataagtttgttacttcatttaaacgtgataaaagttgcctccagtaaatgtttaatccatttattgcattaaaaacgtcatgttcctttccaaataacttgtcaaacatcgtttatttttgtaaattttcttgcattcgtccgccattgaccgatttctaaactacggatctgaaccggaccagctatgaacgaaatccgtacttttacaataattactgcggacgcacggatggaatagctgacagaagaatattgatcccaaaggggaaaattacgcattccacacgcattaagagacttttggttacatctaattgattggtgtatataattccctatattttttatggattatttcaaactattgattaaagttgcttaactctgagactattatactaatatcaatatattattgcccagcttaataacttttatatttttcacgagaaacactgaatttcttacacaaaataatttttaattaaattgtaattgatatattataatttctttacattttttaaaataaaacattttttttttagtgctagatatttagttggtagtttctcacaagaaccttagtaaaacttaaacaactgttactttaattgtaatttaattactcagatatgaattgaacagtataaaaagaacattatttacatatggccctttattattgtaaaatccaaacattgtagcgcaccgcgcgaatgagcacttctctttcaaatctcaccacttctccctatcagtttcaaaaagagaagtcacttctccctataattctgaagtagtgtgagccctgcaatgaatatacaataacttcttccaactccaacaatatttaagttaacctttatttacaatgtttaaactggtactgttgccttgttcatgttcatttttttttgtacattaacttTGGGTCGTCGTCGATACCATATttattccagacgttccgtatCAGAAGACATTTCaggcatttcctctgcacttcttgtattattataacttcatcACGGTGACAAGAATAAATGTACCATTaattcatagaacaaaacaacaaatcgctgaagtcatgtttacaaaatgtcaaaacgagccaaagaccaacaaatgacaaggacagttaagcgtcttttat
Encoded here:
- the LOC143057828 gene encoding DNA primase large subunit-like; this encodes MDFAGNSKKSGRSARNKKQFNRVGHNLQFYKIPPTGEISLQEFEEYAIDRLKVLKAVEVAGIRLMKGSTEYIQKLQDELRKTSLGHDLIRTDKKENKDFRQKDLVSHFILRLAYCRSEELRRWFMQQELDLFRFRFLREGPDSRDEFLRENSLNYEPISDDLKTELDGELRAAAGSKSGVVDTIEYFKVPFTEVFDLVSKRKVYLQDGYAYVSRDDMISIVITHYRSHLSHSLAVTTRALPHLEEDGRLLPMLCGLSKRYLGQDFNAKKSNVGEITADMIETLSKKSFPLCMQQLHQSLRQNHHLRHGGRQQYGLFLKGIGVSLEEAMRFWRTEFCKAMDVDKFDKQYSYNIRHNYGKEGKRTNYTPYSCMKIITTNPPGPGDFHGCPFKHMEVDMLAQKLRGQHISKDNVEKISKCVKTGHYQIACAQYFEATHNIRNPEDSASININHPNGYFLDSYKLLNGPKEGTKPVPNTPKVIKVKVEGTGTPSSQTNKQSDLNDMDDDDLIASMETDM